The Providencia sp. PROV188 genome includes a region encoding these proteins:
- a CDS encoding DKNYY domain-containing protein, whose product MNDEPYHEVDSKGEKVGYSIYVIYNDKVYASVPSNGFYLMKDADPASFKLLPEGTYYERQFAIDKNHAYCGNLLIPAFNPNSAKSLGNNYFTDGNQTVYCSMGSVRNYELSTMDELFQSWLYGWDLGDKPQTYIYPMKPLPASSTPYQSLLLRYLATDGQRVFYQGEYMPDADPATLQDIGSLQDDGSVRDSLHFYRDNLNVYYDQYRLPIKSHSGLYSLILDGLFQEGYLIDPQSGNVAMNDILFPEEHAPYLLISRNSQHVNQALFLSKDGVFFYHREKEIIVRAGANPFIDGELKEIAPLVFTHNNQTYYLQDSEIWGTNKNPGLISRSTKIYRFNETNSAPWEKVGDLDHHRFGQVWKKGNEYYYFDNLGSTQLIRYTIYRIDNQRTVNRLLNESLLPKDIRILIDNDDLQPIRGTEVVHAITKYR is encoded by the coding sequence ATGAATGACGAGCCATATCATGAAGTTGACAGTAAGGGCGAAAAAGTCGGTTACAGTATTTACGTTATTTATAATGATAAAGTTTATGCGAGTGTGCCGAGCAATGGCTTTTATCTGATGAAGGATGCCGATCCTGCAAGTTTTAAATTATTACCGGAAGGTACTTATTATGAGCGTCAGTTTGCGATCGATAAAAACCATGCTTATTGTGGAAATTTGCTAATCCCTGCATTTAATCCGAACAGTGCAAAATCGCTGGGAAATAACTATTTTACCGATGGAAATCAGACCGTATATTGTTCAATGGGCTCAGTAAGGAATTATGAGCTTTCAACAATGGATGAATTATTTCAGTCTTGGTTATATGGTTGGGATTTAGGGGATAAACCACAAACCTATATTTACCCGATGAAACCACTTCCTGCATCATCGACACCATATCAATCATTATTGTTACGTTATTTGGCAACAGATGGACAGCGCGTTTTTTATCAAGGGGAATATATGCCAGATGCTGACCCTGCGACCCTACAAGATATTGGCTCCCTTCAGGATGATGGTTCCGTGAGAGATAGCCTTCATTTTTATCGTGATAATCTGAACGTCTATTATGACCAATATAGATTGCCAATAAAGAGTCATTCAGGTTTATACAGTTTGATACTGGATGGGTTATTTCAAGAGGGTTATTTGATTGATCCACAATCTGGCAATGTGGCAATGAATGACATTTTATTCCCTGAGGAACATGCGCCTTACCTACTAATAAGTCGTAATAGCCAGCATGTGAATCAAGCGTTATTTCTCTCTAAAGATGGCGTATTTTTCTACCATAGAGAAAAAGAAATTATTGTTCGAGCAGGGGCGAATCCATTTATTGATGGCGAATTAAAGGAAATAGCTCCCTTAGTATTCACTCATAATAACCAAACTTATTATCTACAGGATTCTGAGATTTGGGGAACGAATAAAAATCCGGGGTTAATTTCACGGAGTACAAAAATTTATCGTTTCAATGAGACGAATAGCGCACCTTGGGAAAAGGTGGGGGATTTAGATCATCACAGATTTGGTCAGGTATGGAAAAAAGGGAATGAATATTATTATTTTGATAATTTAGGCTCCACTCAACTAATTCGATATACCATTTATCGGATTGACAACCAGCGTACTGTGAATCGTTTGTTGAATGAATCGTTATTACCAAAAGATATTCGCATTTTGATTGATAATGATGATTTGCAACCGATAAGAGGCACTGAAGTGGTTCATGCAATTACCAAGTATCGATAA
- a CDS encoding multidrug effflux MFS transporter, with product MHKFLALLLLLVLLGPLGIDLYLPTIPAIAKDLGSSESIIQSTIGLFILVLGIGQLISGPLVDRFGRKPIAIIGLAIYLAGSIVAAFSTTAGLFIASRLLQGVAVCCTSVVAFSCVRDRMNGTEAARAFGFLNGTLNIVPALAPLLGGLLAEAWGWRAPFWFLAIYAVAIFLLILFFLPETRPSSLQQVKKLQFKSYFRILTSEHFLIFALVNAGAMGMALTYVSLAPSVLMGDAKLSPLEFSIVFGVNGFWIMLASYIANYCIRKMGRPACLSIGSVMMALGCIGLLFGLMVLSPETQTHWSVYMLPVACACTGLAFMMGTATSYALEPFGNEAGAASALVGFVQMAGGAVLGLCAIALPIAPKLSLALVMLAGCVFGLVARKTSIKRAAVIEKIE from the coding sequence ATGCATAAATTTCTCGCTTTATTATTACTTTTAGTCCTATTAGGGCCTCTTGGGATAGACCTGTATTTACCGACTATTCCGGCTATCGCTAAAGATTTAGGGAGTAGCGAGTCCATAATCCAATCCACAATTGGGTTATTTATTTTAGTCTTAGGGATAGGGCAGCTAATTTCAGGACCTCTAGTCGATAGATTTGGTCGAAAGCCTATCGCTATCATTGGCTTAGCGATTTATTTGGCTGGATCCATTGTTGCGGCATTCTCAACGACGGCAGGGCTATTTATTGCTTCCCGATTGTTGCAAGGGGTGGCTGTGTGCTGCACCTCCGTGGTGGCATTTAGCTGTGTCCGCGACCGTATGAATGGGACTGAAGCCGCACGAGCATTTGGTTTTTTAAACGGAACACTTAATATTGTGCCAGCCTTGGCACCTTTATTAGGGGGATTACTGGCGGAGGCGTGGGGCTGGCGAGCGCCATTTTGGTTCTTAGCGATTTACGCTGTGGCAATTTTCTTGCTGATTCTATTTTTCCTACCAGAAACACGCCCATCCAGTTTACAACAGGTTAAAAAGCTTCAATTTAAGAGCTATTTTCGAATTTTAACCAGCGAGCATTTTTTGATTTTCGCGTTAGTCAATGCTGGCGCAATGGGCATGGCACTGACGTATGTCTCTTTAGCTCCTAGCGTATTAATGGGGGATGCTAAGCTATCGCCTCTCGAATTTTCCATTGTCTTTGGTGTCAATGGCTTCTGGATCATGCTGGCGAGTTATATCGCGAATTACTGCATTCGAAAAATGGGGCGTCCAGCGTGTTTATCTATTGGTAGTGTCATGATGGCACTCGGCTGCATCGGTTTATTATTCGGTTTGATGGTGCTTTCACCTGAAACACAAACCCATTGGTCAGTGTATATGCTGCCAGTAGCCTGCGCCTGTACTGGGCTTGCCTTTATGATGGGTACCGCGACCAGCTATGCATTGGAACCTTTTGGTAACGAAGCGGGAGCGGCTTCTGCATTAGTCGGGTTTGTGCAAATGGCGGGTGGCGCTGTATTAGGGTTATGTGCAATTGCGTTACCAATTGCGCCAAAATTGTCCCTTGCGTTGGTAATGCTAGCGGGATGTGTTTTCGGATTAGTTGCAAGAAAAACCAGTATAAAACGCGCTGCTGTAATAGAAAAAATAGAGTAA
- a CDS encoding CatB-related O-acetyltransferase has translation MKNKHWSKTQLLHEVVQNPNIHIKGRHSYYSDCWDDGFEQSVVRYLQGDEQSRDWQLAWDVDQLYIGDYVCIGAEAVILMGGNHTHRLDWFCLYPFLEHIEEAYIGKGDTIISDGVWIGMRAFVMPGVHIGEGAVIAANSVVVKDVAPYTIVGGNPAKPINTRFSPDVIEQLLVLKIYEWHEDKFEALKAFICSSDFLALKEASEQYDQTH, from the coding sequence ATGAAAAATAAACATTGGTCGAAAACGCAGTTATTACATGAAGTTGTTCAAAACCCCAATATCCATATTAAAGGACGTCACAGTTATTATAGTGATTGCTGGGATGATGGTTTTGAACAGTCTGTCGTGCGTTATTTACAAGGCGATGAACAGAGCCGAGATTGGCAATTAGCTTGGGATGTAGACCAACTCTATATTGGTGATTATGTGTGTATTGGGGCTGAAGCCGTTATTTTGATGGGGGGAAATCATACCCATCGATTAGATTGGTTCTGTTTGTATCCTTTTCTTGAGCATATTGAAGAAGCCTATATTGGTAAAGGCGATACCATTATTAGCGATGGCGTTTGGATTGGGATGCGGGCATTTGTCATGCCGGGCGTTCATATAGGCGAAGGTGCGGTGATTGCGGCGAACAGCGTTGTGGTTAAAGATGTAGCGCCTTACACTATTGTAGGCGGTAACCCTGCAAAGCCCATTAATACACGCTTTTCCCCTGATGTAATCGAGCAATTATTAGTGCTGAAGATTTATGAGTGGCATGAAGATAAATTCGAAGCATTGAAAGCGTTTATTTGCAGCTCAGATTTTCTGGCATTAAAAGAGGCTAGTGAGCAGTATGACCAAACTCATTAA
- a CDS encoding FxLYD domain-containing protein: MKKLTYRIFHLLASYRCILLVSIISSYFSSFLYASSEKAVAYPAPINISQIEIKYNDQLDYPEIIGNITNVSNVVLYQTYIRFELLKDGVFIGETNYRVTSSIKPKQTVNFIATIPDYDVVPNEQIIVETIAAYYLDKPR, encoded by the coding sequence ATGAAAAAATTAACTTATCGTATTTTTCATTTACTGGCTTCTTATCGTTGTATTTTGTTGGTTTCCATTATTAGTAGCTATTTTTCTTCTTTTCTTTATGCATCCTCGGAAAAAGCGGTCGCATATCCCGCACCGATTAATATCAGTCAGATTGAAATTAAATATAATGATCAACTGGATTATCCTGAGATAATTGGCAACATTACGAATGTTTCAAATGTTGTTTTATATCAGACCTATATTCGATTTGAACTACTGAAAGATGGCGTGTTTATTGGGGAAACAAACTATAGAGTGACTAGCTCAATTAAACCAAAACAAACGGTAAATTTCATTGCTACCATTCCAGATTATGATGTTGTACCCAATGAGCAGATTATTGTTGAAACTATCGCTGCCTATTATTTGGATAAACCGCGTTGA
- a CDS encoding YbaK/prolyl-tRNA synthetase associated domain-containing protein, which produces MEHPTAGKSEEVAKIRGTQLGQGAKGLVCHVKGNGIRQHVLAILPADQQADLGKIAKAIGGTRASLASPKEVDELTHCVFGAIPPFSFHPSLKLIADPYLFTRFDELAFNAGSLERSIILNTQDYQRIASPTLIEFIRTNDE; this is translated from the coding sequence ATGGAACACCCAACGGCGGGAAAATCTGAAGAAGTGGCAAAAATCCGCGGAACACAGCTAGGTCAAGGCGCTAAAGGGTTAGTCTGTCATGTGAAAGGAAATGGTATTCGCCAGCATGTTTTAGCCATCTTACCTGCTGATCAACAAGCAGATTTAGGTAAAATTGCCAAAGCCATTGGCGGTACTCGTGCCTCATTAGCTAGCCCAAAAGAGGTCGATGAACTCACTCACTGTGTCTTCGGCGCTATCCCGCCATTTAGCTTTCATCCATCACTGAAGCTTATCGCTGACCCCTACCTGTTTACCCGCTTTGATGAACTCGCGTTTAATGCGGGAAGCCTAGAGCGCTCAATTATTCTTAATACCCAAGATTACCAGCGTATCGCTTCACCCACTTTAATCGAGTTTATTCGCACAAATGATGAATAA